Proteins encoded together in one Triticum dicoccoides isolate Atlit2015 ecotype Zavitan chromosome 7B, WEW_v2.0, whole genome shotgun sequence window:
- the LOC119336651 gene encoding aquaporin PIP1-3/PIP1-4-like, protein MDGCRRAHQPDGDLRAVPGEIIGTFFLVYTVFSATDAKRNARDSHVPMSTITAILAPLPIGFAVFLVHLATIPITGIVINLARSLGTAIIYNREHAWSDHVTICAVSAVVPVGGAAASSAGVATAAPKGTFIKHNPITGPQDSVPHRPSF, encoded by the exons ATGGATGGATGCAGGCGGGCACATCAACCCGACGGTGACCTTCGGGCTGTTCCTGGCGAGATTATCGgcaccttcttcctcgtctacactgTCTTCTCCGCCACCGACGCCAAGAGGAACGCCAGGGACTCCCACGTTCCCATGAGTACCATCACCGCT ATCCTTGCCCCGCTGCCAATCGGGTTTGCCGTGTTCCTGGTCCACCTGGCCACCATCCCTATCACTGGCATCGTCATCAACCTTGCGAGGAGCCTCGGCACGGCCATCATCTACAACAGGGAGCATGCCTGGTCAGACCAC gtgaccatTTGTGCTGTCTCCGCCGTCGTGCCGGTTGGAGGTGCTGCTGCTTCATCTGCTGGAGTTGCAACTGCCGCCCCAAAGGGAACCTTCATCAAACACAACCCAATAACAGGGCCTCAAGATTCTGTGCCTCATCGCCCCTCTTTCTAA